The nucleotide sequence TAGCTCACCTGCCCCCTCCTTCCCTcccgccctcctccgcgcgcgggCCGCAGAGCGACCGAGCCAGCCAGCGTAAATGCCCCTCCTCGCGCACCACCACCTCCTCGCCCGATCCAATGCCCCATTATTACCGCGACGACCACCCCACTGCTAGCCACTACCGCCACTAGCAAGCCGAGCCAGCGGCCTCCACCTTCCAGGCGACCGGCCGGTCAGCCGGCTAGGATAAATACGCAGCAGCAGCTCGCGTATATCGTCGCGCGCTTCACCTACTTCCTTGCATAGTTCCAGAGCTATAGCTACCTTTGCCTACACACCCATCTTGCTTCTTCAATCCTAGCTCGTCCTCCGCGCGCGCAATGGCGACGACGACGCGGCGGCGTGGGGGTGGGGCGGCGAGCGGTGTGCTGGCGGCGATCGTCGTCGCCGGCGTGCTGCTGCCTGGAGGCGTCTGTGCTGGTGCAGTTGCCGCCGCGGGCGCCGGCGTGGAGGAGTGCGAGGACAGCAGCAGGGCGCGCGGAGACGACCGCGTCGAGGCGCTGCCGGGGCAGCCGGCGGTGGCGTTCGCGCAGTACTCCGGGTACGTGACGGTGAACCGGGGCCGCGGCCGCGCGCTCTTCTACTGGCTCACCGAGGCCGTCGGCGACGCGGCCACCAAGCCCCTCGTGCTTTGGCTCAACGGAGGTCAGTGGCCATCTTCTGCACCTCGCTAGCTATAGGCTATAGCTTCCCATTTCGCCATGCTCCTTTGAGCTGGCCATGCATGTTTTTATTTCGTCTTGCTGCAGTGATCTTAGCTTCTTTTTCATGCAATCATGGTAGTAGCTCGTTTCTTGTTGGTTTTCCCTGGTGAATGATGATGCTGTGTGCATGATATGATCTTATCATCATATACATACTCCTCCTTACTGTCCTCAGTCGGGTTAACTGTTGACCAGGCGTCGGTTAAACTGCCACGAGTCTTTTCATGGGAGGGAAGGGAGCTCTTACCTTTGCTGAGTTTTTGGACTAATTTAAAAAAGGGTATCGCAGTCACACTGTCACAGGCAAGGCAAAGCTTTCCAAAGCTTTTGACACAGACTCCAAAGTTCAAACTCCCTGTCATCTCATCACACGCCTTGCCTCTTGCCTACGGAAAGTGCCATTCTGTTCCTTCTTCTTGTGTGCTACTCCAACTccaacctcctcctcctcctctggtgtGATTGTGAATATGAACGCCGTCGTCTAATTCGATGTAAATACTCAagtaaaaaacaacaacaacaaatacaTACTGTAAAAAAGAATTTGCATGAACAACAAGGTCGATGTCGAATGTGTGTGAATTGCATGTGTGATGGTAAATGTACAGTACTGCAACGCAGTAGTAGTAAACGGCGGTAGTAAATGTGCGAAGAGACGTGACCATTGCCTGCCTGTGAAGGCTGAGACCCTGAACAAACATTTACTAGCTGTGATTTGCAGGTGCAGCTGCCTAGTACGTGCAGGCAGTGTTTTGCCCTTTTTGTTTGGCCTCTTGGAATGAAACAGAACAGCCTAGGTGCTGTACTCATTGTTGTCTAGTGTGATACTCCTAGGTAGAGGTAGAAAGGGACAATAAAACCATGATTAGGCTATTTCTAAcaacaacacctaaaatacaagataCATTCgtactttgggtagcgctacaggcaaaaggttcgatacctattcgacatcttctccaacaacaagacccaaaagagaatcctttctgaaaatgagtttccaggagagaggatacccatatttgggttgtgtctctCAGACAACTCAAAATAGGTCTTCCGTATAGGTACTCTATTGGATGCTGATTTTGGATCTCTCAttacccattttgggtttggatCTCCtcattggagacagtcttaggacCAGGAAACTTCATGTATGGTAATACCAACAGTAATAAACTACTCCTACACAGTACTACTGTAGTAATTAATTAACTGACAAACCTAAGTACACACTGTCTGCATTAGTAGCTCCTATGCCAAAAGGACTGTCGAGCTTTATCATATTTATCAccagacagcagcagcagcagcactcgCAATGGTGTCGCTTCTGCAGTGTTTGCTTGCTGCTGTACCAGGTTGTCCAGATGCATGCATTGATGCATGTGACACTACTCTACTCCTATATCCAAGTCGAATCCTCTTAATTAACCATGCATGCTAGGAGTATTGCTCTGGGATGGCCGGATGGGCTAGATGGCACGTAGTCCCTCCGTCCACTTAGGAATGTAATTATGTTATCCTGTCGATCAATTGAGCTCAAGTTTATAATAAACAATATTAgcatttatatttttaaataattttattataaaaatatatttttataactaatataatgatacttattttatataaaaaatatttatatttttttatataaatttagttaaagtttATACTGTTGACTACTCATCATccgagaattgcattttttttttgacGGAGGAAGTACTCGACTATAATTCTGTCCCATTCTCATGTCTTGCCACTAATAAGCTCCAACAGAAGGTCGATCCAGTTCAGTTATGTCTGTTAATGATCTGCAAATGTGCTCTACTGCCTTAGTGGTATCCAGATATTTGCAGTTGACTCCGGCTGCTAGCTGCGAACAAGGGCGCGCGTGCATTTCTGCATGCTGCATGCACGTCCCCTTGATCTCGCTGACGAAGTGTTATCCCAGCTTTTGGACTCTTGGCATTAAACTCTCTTCCCCCAACTTTCCCAACCTCTTCGTTCGATCTCGTGTCCTTCATGTGGTACCGACACCGCGTTTGCATATGCTCAGGCCATCATTCTTCCATCGCCATCGTCGTCAGGGGTAAGCAAACGGTGATTATTCAGTGTTCAGACTCTCTTCTACCAATTGCTAAGCTCCAACCAGGGGTTCCTTGGATCCCAGTCGATCTGACCGACCATTTGTTAGTAAAACTCTTTCTCTCACCACTGCTGCACCTGCACGTACCTGCGTGACTGTGTAGGCAGCAGCGTTGTCGTCCGCAtcacacagcagcagcagcagcagccgccatgATATCAACAGTAGTATCGGGAAAAATTCTCCGGATTCCACGTCGCGATGATGCAGCACtcatcgctcgctcgctcgctcgctccctCCCAGATTCAGAGACGACTCTTCAGTCACTCTGAATGTGAATGACTGAACCTGAAGGCCGCAAATCAGCAGGCAGCGTCCTTTGAGATCGACGCAATCTTAGCCACAGGTGTGTGCAGTACTACTCCTGCATGCGTGATGCGTCCGTGGTGGCCGTGGCCGTGACCGTGACCCGGTGACTCAGCCAAGCTCCAGGTCCCCAGCCGGCCAGCCCTCAGGTCATGTGACGGCGAGCCAGCCGCCTGCCAGCAGCAAGGGGCCCGAGACTGCGGAAACGAAATGATGAAGCTGTGACTGCGTGACTGCCTGCGTCTGCGTCTGCGTGCGTGGTGCCCAACGCCGCCGCAGCGCAGGCAGATGGGAGATGGGGGATCATGGGAGGAGATGGCTGACTGGCTGGCTGGCCCAAAAGGCAAAAGCTGCGTGCAGGGCGGGATGCACCACCTTTGGCTGTTTGTTTTCATCGTGTAATCTCCCGCTGGCCGCTGCTGGTGCTGGAGTCGCCGTCGCCCAGCCCCCAGCCCCCAGCCCCAGACGATTATTCTTATTCCCTTTGCTTCGCCTCCTGTCATCATCGCCGACGCTCCCGCCCGGTAAAAAAGGCCACGGGCTAAACACCACCAAGTGCCCTTGCCCCACATTCCCACAACCACAGGGCATGCCTCTGCCTGTGGCTGTGGAGTGTGGCATCGGCACTGGCAACTTGACATGGCAACGCACAGGCACACCAGCTTGCTCTCTGTGTCACTGTGTGTGCGTATGTGTACCCTTCGTGGTGCGTGGCTGTACTGCACACATGCAGGGCTCGCAGGGACTGTGGCCTTTTACCTGCCACTGGGTCTCCTAGCACATAAAAGGAAACCACGTACCGTGCTTACAGTACACCGCAATGGTATGGCGCGAGGGAGGGAGAGTGAGGGCCAGGGCCAGGGCCATGCCCGCGCGACACGCACTGGCAGGCGCACAGCCACGGGCTGCAGTGCAGGCACACCATGGATCTCGTCTCCCTGGGTTCCACAGCTGCCTTGCCACCATCGAACGGACGGCTATGGCTTGGTCTCTTTGACTTGGTGCCTGCCGTGCCTTGGGAAATGCATGCCATGCGATGCGCCTGGGCTGCGGTGATTGCAGAGCGCTGAACGGCCGGTGCACGCCTCTGAGCTGAATGCGACCTGGACCGCCCAACTTCTCTCGCTTTTTCCTTAGTGCTGCGACTGTCATATATTGGGGGATTTGGAAGCCAGCCTAGATGCCTACTAGTGCTAGTGCAATCGTTAGAGCTATCTCTATCTATCTGCTCAGCATCATTAGGGAGCGCAACTTTGGGTCTCGGCCGCCAGTCATGCCATGCTGCAGCGAGACATGCATGCTGAACAGATGAGATGACCAAAATATTCCCGATTTGACGTGCCAACAGACTCTTGAATTCTTGTCTGCGAGAACGAGAACGAAACGGAATGTCATATCGTAGATGTTCTGTCTGCCATTAAGTTTCTGTTTACTGTATTTCTCGTGGCTGAAGAACAGCGAACAACGTAATGTCGAGCAACGAACAGCAGTGATCATGCAATTCTGATGGTTTATTTGCCAGGTCCTGGATGCTCATCGGTGGCGTATGGAGCATCGGAAGAGATCGGCCCGTTCCGGATCAAACCAAACGGGACAGGGCTGTTTCTGAACAAGTACTCTTGGAACAGAGGTAAGGTCACTGATGGGGAAAATATGAACATTCTTAACATCAACTTCTGTATTATCGGTCACTCATGGGAAGATTGGGAATATGATATCCATTGTTGCAGAGGCAAACCTTCTCTTCCTCGAATCGCCTGCAGGAGTCGGCTTCTCCTACACGAACACCACTTCGGATCTCAAGACAACGGGCGATGAGAGGACTGGTAATAATCCGTCGCTGGGCCTTTTAGTAGCTGTCAAATTTTGATGACTGGATCACTAATTCAGTAGCAGTTGTCAAGTAGTCTCAATTGATGTCAACTGTGAAATGTGAATTGGCTGCAGCTCAAGATGCGCTGCAGTTCTTGATCACCTGGATGTCACGGTTCCCACAGTATCGGCACCGAGATTTCTACATAGCTGGAGAAAGCTACGCCGGTAAGTCTCTCAATAATGCATCCAGTGTTCTGATTTTTAACGCACTAGAAGAAAATACTAGCAGTCTAAAAGTTTTACTGCTGCAATTTGTTCTTATTTCCGCACTTGATTCCAGGCCACTACGTTCCACAATTGGCAAGGAAGATTGTTGAGTACAACGAGGCTTCGCCTAACCCCTTCATCAACCTGAAGGGGATCCTTGTGAGTATCTTCAAACATGAGCAGGCTCTAGTGTAAtctaagtaaaaaaaaaaaaaaaaactgccacAGTATTTTTCACTGGCTCCAAATGTGAGTGAATTTACCTTGCAACATTTTCGGTACTCACTCGATCAGGTGGGCAACGCGGTCACTGACAACTACTACGACAACATCGGCACGGTCACCTACTGGTGGACGCACGCCATGATCTCTGACCGCACCTACAAGGCCATCCTCAAGTCGTGCAACTTCAGCAGCAGCAACATCTCGCGCTTCTGCAACCGCGCCATGAACTACGCCATGAACCAGGAGTTTGGGGACATTGACCAGTACAGCATCTACACACCGTCGTGCGTGGCAGCCAGGTCCAACGCCACCGTACTGAGGTTCAAGAACACCCTCATCCGCCGGCGGTCCTTCGGCTACGATCCCTGCACGGAGACCTACGCCGAGAAGTACTACAACAGGCTGGACGTGCAGAAGGCAATGCACGCAAACACCACGGGGATCCCCTACAGATGGACTGCCTGCAGGTTCCGCAGCTTGTTTTCGTTTCTTGTTATGATTTGTTCAGCCATTAGAGTGGCACTGAATGTGTTTTTTGTTATCTCCTAATAACACTGACAGTGATGTGCTGATCAAGACATGGCAAGATTCAGAGTTCTCCATGCTGCCGACGTACAAGAAGCTGATGAAAGCAGGACTGAGGATATGGGTGTTCAGGTAAGCTGAAGAATCTCTGAATCTGAAATGGGCAACTTATACTTGATTGATGCATCCGAGAAGTTTTCAGTGAGCATAACACTATGTGACTTGATGAAACTGCAGCGGTGATACAGATTCAGTCGTCCCGGTGACCGCGACAAGGTTTGCGATCAGTCATCTTGGTCTGAAGATCAAGACCCGCTGGTATCCATGGTACTCAGCTGGACAGGTACTGAACTTGAAATTGCTGTTTAAGCAATCTTGATGTTGTTGCTGTAATGTGTTTGAGTTTGAGGTGCATCTTGTCTTGTGTATGTGCAGGTAGGAGGATGGTCTGAGGTGTATGAAGGGCTCACATTTGCGTCAGTGAGAGGTGCAGGGCATGAGGTGCCATTGTTTCAGCCCAGCAGGGCATTCAGGATGTTCCGGTCGTTCTTAGCCGGGGAGCCATTGCCCAAGTCCTGAATGTGTTTACCTGATGATGTCTAGCTACAGTCTGAAGAAAATGTAAAAGATGGATGAGAAGGTGATTCGGGGAGCGTAGCGTTCACAAGTAGAAAATAACTTGTTGATAGGCGTGCAGTTCATAGCCGAGGAGTGATTGATTGGTGTTGGAAAAAGGATGTAGAGAATAAGGATGGTTATGCTATGCCATGGAAACCCATGAGCATTGCTATGATTAGCGAATAAATTTCAGTGATCTCACTCTCAAATGCTTATGTTATGTTATACCATGGAAACCCATGAGCATTGCAATGATTACTGAATAAACTTCAATGATCTCACTCTCAAATCAAATGTGTTTCAATGATCTTTGCTGCCCATTTTCAGCAGCAGTGTTTCGGGTACTACTATTATCTGCAAAATGAGGGCAAAAGGACATCATCTCATCTCTGGAGTGTGCAGCAACAATTGGACCTACTGCTTCGAGTAAATTTCAGCACTATTAACCAGTTCTCGAGAATTAGATACTCTTATCCCCTGACACGCTTGTTCAGATAAACAGCCCCCCATGGTCATTGGAGAATGAAGGTAATTAGGGAGGATTATGGGAATTAAAAAAGGCAGATCTTTTAGCAGTTCTCACTCCCACCCTATGCACTAAGAAGTATCACCAAACCCAGGTAGTCTGAAGTCTGAACTGAAGTTGGCAGATCACaaccagaaaacaaaaaacctaaGACGAGGCTAAACAGCGTAGCATTAGTTTCATGTTTTGtgaaatttcatgattagaacaTAACTCAACAGTGAATTTGTACTCCGCCGAACAATGAAATAACAAACCAAACCAGAGTGGAGAACTGGTCTGCAAAATTTGCTCCTTTGCTCAACCTAAAATAGCATGCATACCACAATACCACCACCTTACTCGATTCACCAAACAATAATCTGCAATTGATAATCACTGATGAGTCAGCTAACCAACACTAGCTACATATGGCCTACTTTTATAGCCTTCCAAAAGATGACAAACCATCTTCAGAGCTTAATAAAGCAAATCCAAATAAAAAAGTGCATAACCAATCCACTGCAACTCTAAATCATCACTGTATGTAGAAGCAATCTTTGACACCCCCTCCGCAAGCACAACAGAAAGGGACAAAAGGATGACTACAAGTATACTGACAATAATCTATGAAGAACAACCAAAGTTTGATGAAAGATCTGCTGAGCAGGTGTAAGGACATTTGCAGGAGAGTTCACAAGCTCTCATCCGAATTTCATACCCAACGAAAGATCATTAGCGTACTGAAGTTTCTGATCCACCTCCGTACCAGAACCCAGTACAATAATATCAGCCTGTTTCAGGTGCACCTTTTTTGATTCAGACTTGTTTCTGCTGTCCTCGTACAACCCCAGCATGGTCCTGCGATTCAGACTGGGAGAAAATTCAACATCAATCCAATGCACTCCATAACCATCCTCCTACCAGTGCATGCACAAGATGCACCTCAAACTCATAGAAATTACGGTAACAACAGGAAGATTGCTTAAACAGCAATGGCAAGTTCAGTACCTGTCAAGCTGAGTACCATGGATACCAGCCGATCATGATCTTCTGACCAAGATGACTGATCACAAACCTTGTCGAGGTTACTGGGACGATTGAATCTGTATCACCACTGCAGCTTTGTCAAGTCACATAGTGTTATGCTCACTGAAAACTTCTTGGATGCATCAATCGAAGTGAAGGACACTGGAATATGTTCCTGTGGATCAGCAATGACAGTGAAAAACTTACCGGTTTAACTTTCTCCAGCTATGTAGAGATCTCGGTGCCAACACTGCGGTCCAGCTGATCAAGAACTGCAGTGCCACTTGAGCTGCAGCCAATTCACATTTCACAATGGCCATCATGTGAG is from Miscanthus floridulus cultivar M001 chromosome 7, ASM1932011v1, whole genome shotgun sequence and encodes:
- the LOC136467903 gene encoding serine carboxypeptidase 24-like; the encoded protein is MATTTRRRGGGAASGVLAAIVVAGVLLPGGVCAGAVAAAGAGVEECEDSSRARGDDRVEALPGQPAVAFAQYSGYVTVNRGRGRALFYWLTEAVGDAATKPLVLWLNGGPGCSSVAYGASEEIGPFRIKPNGTGLFLNKYSWNREANLLFLESPAGVGFSYTNTTSDLKTTGDERTAQDALQFLITWMSRFPQYRHRDFYIAGESYAGHYVPQLARKIVEYNEASPNPFINLKGILVGNAVTDNYYDNIGTVTYWWTHAMISDRTYKAILKSCNFSSSNISRFCNRAMNYAMNQEFGDIDQYSIYTPSCVAARSNATVLRFKNTLIRRRSFGYDPCTETYAEKYYNRLDVQKAMHANTTGIPYRWTACSDVLIKTWQDSEFSMLPTYKKLMKAGLRIWVFSGDTDSVVPVTATRFAISHLGLKIKTRWYPWYSAGQVGGWSEVYEGLTFASVRGAGHEVPLFQPSRAFRMFRSFLAGEPLPKS